The sequence below is a genomic window from Lodderomyces elongisporus chromosome 2, complete sequence.
AAACCTAATTCGGATGCGTTTTTACAGGAAATTTTTGGTTAACAAAGGGAATCTGTAGATGCTCACTACTCAATACTTTAAGCAGTTAAAAATTTTGTGATTCAACagtaaataaaatgaaaaatgaaaaagaaaaaaaaaaatcaaaagtatGATCCAAAAATATGCCAAAGCAAAtaagcaaaaaagcaaagaagcaaataatacgaaaaaatagagaattATAAAAGAGATTGAAACATAGAGCAATTTTGTatagtttttatttttacaaGTTAATTATGTATATTCGCTATTCATCTAACCATTATGGAGAgggaagaaggaggagaacAAAAATAGTAAATAATTAGCACGTTTTTTATTCCGAGTTGAATGCTGCAAGGTGTGCGGTACCTTCTTTCCAGTTACCATCTGAGTATGTGATGTCTTTAATGGCATCGACAACAGCCTGTATAGAACCTCTtacttgttttgttgaatctctttctcttaATGTAACAGATTCATCTTGAACAGattcaaaatcaattgtAATACCAAATGGAGTACCCAACTCATCATTTCTAGCGTATCTCTTACCAATCGAAGCACCTGAATCATCAATCTTGAATGGgattttctccttctttaaAATGGTGGACACTTTCTTCACCATTGGTTGCAACTCAGCGCTATTGGAAAGTGGCACGATAAGCACCTTGGTGGGGGCAACAAGAGGTGGCAACGACAAGACACCTCTTTCTGCTTCATCTTTTCTAGCCCAGTATTGGTGTTCAAAGACGGAGTATAAGATACGTCCAATACCAAAAGAAGGCTCGATAACATTTGGAATATATTCCCTAACATGCTCAGTTCTCTTGACCTTGGCAATCTTGATGAGGTCAGAGTCCAATTCCACAGTTCCTTCAACCCCTTTAATTGAAGCAGTTATTTTGCCATTCTCTTGCAACTCTTTACTCAAGTCTTCGAGCTCACATTGAGTTCTTGAAGTAAGCCATTTCTCAACTGTTCCAGCATCTTTTCTAAATTTAGgtccaaattttttcttttgaagcTCAATTTCATACTCTTCAACAGTACGTGGCTCACTCAACATCTGTCTGGCAACTAATTTTTCACCAGTACGAGCAGCATGAACTGACAAATCATATGCAGATCTGTCTGCACAACCAACACACTCGATCCATCCATAGGAGGTTTGCAATTCGGCATCCCAACAGTCTGAAGCATAATGTGCCATCTCGTTTGACATGTGTTGTCTAAATCTCAATCTGCTTGGGTCGGTACCAATTTTCACCAAGAACGCATAGATTCTGGCTATGAAATAACCCAAGGTCTCGTTGTCAACCATTCCAGAAGCAACTGCTTCGCCAACAGTTTTTTCGATTAACTCACTAGAACCTGCTTCTTGCACATCCTTGGGTAAAAATCTCAACTTGACATCTTTTACATCTTGGAACTTGGGGTGGGACTTGTTTTCTGGATCAACAAAATGTTCAATTTCAGCCATCAAGAACTCACGAACACGCAACAATCCTGCTCTTGGTGCAATCTCATTACGGAAAGATTTTCCAATAGATGCAGAGGCAAATGGCATTTTCTCATTGTTGAACTC
It includes:
- the GRS1 gene encoding Glycine--tRNA ligase 1, mitochondrial — translated: MTFTRDTNIPFSRDSLEQLLKRRFFYAPSFEIYGGVAGLFDFGPPGCAFQNNIIDVWRKHFILEEEMLEVEATMLTPHDVFKTSGHVDRFTDWMCKDLKTGEIFRADHLVEEVLESRLKGDKLARGETIKEEEEDEDKKKRKKKVKEIKNVKLDDEVVKEYENILAQIDGYSGEQLGELITKYNITNPTTGGKLEPPIEFNLMFDTAIGPSGNLKAYLRPETAQGQFLNFSKLLEFNNEKMPFASASIGKSFRNEIAPRAGLLRVREFLMAEIEHFVDPENKSHPKFQDVKDVKLRFLPKDVQEAGSSELIEKTVGEAVASGMVDNETLGYFIARIYAFLVKIGTDPSRLRFRQHMSNEMAHYASDCWDAELQTSYGWIECVGCADRSAYDLSVHAARTGEKLVARQMLSEPRTVEEYEIELQKKKFGPKFRKDAGTVEKWLTSRTQCELEDLSKELQENGKITASIKGVEGTVELDSDLIKIAKVKRTEHVREYIPNVIEPSFGIGRILYSVFEHQYWARKDEAERGVLSLPPLVAPTKVLIVPLSNSAELQPMVKKVSTILKKEKIPFKIDDSGASIGKRYARNDELGTPFGITIDFESVQDESVTLRERDSTKQVRGSIQAVVDAIKDITYSDGNWKEGTAHLAAFNSE